A window from Peromyscus leucopus breed LL Stock chromosome 8a, UCI_PerLeu_2.1, whole genome shotgun sequence encodes these proteins:
- the LOC114691317 gene encoding methyltransferase-like protein 22, with protein MAWDSQAGDDITIQEGLGVPLDEDGDLDVVRRPRAASDPNPAEPARDKVHPMILAQEEDDLMGDRAHESCPHDIIKIEHTMATPLEDVGKQVWRGALFQADYILFRRDLFQGYTVLELGAGTRLASIVAVTMAHTVYCTDVGTDLLAMCQRNIALNSHLAATRDGVIKVKELDWLKDDLCTDPKVPFSWSEEDISDLYDHTTVLFAAEVFYEDDLADALFNTLSRLVHRLKNACTAILSVEKRFNFTLRHLDVTCEAYDHFRASLDSLEKLADGRLRFTVEPVEASFP; from the coding sequence ATGGCATGGGACAGCCAGGCTGGCGATGACATCACCATCCAGGAAGGGTTGGGTGTTCCCCTGGATGAGGATGGGGACCTGGATGTGGTGCGAAGACCACGGGCTGCTTCTGACCCCAACCCAGCAGAGCCTGCAAGAGACAAGGTGCATCCCATGATTCTAGCACAGGAGGAAGATGACCTCATGGGAGATCGGGCACATGAGAGCTGCCCCCACGACATCATCAAAATAGAGCATACCATGGCCACGCCCCTAGAGGATGTTGGCAAGCAGGTGTGGCGGGGTGCCCTGTTCCAGGCAGACTATATCCTGTTCCGAAGGGACCTCTTCCAGGGATACACCGTGCTGGAGCTTGGGGCAGGCACAAGGCTTGCCAGCATTGTGGCAGTCACCATGGCACACACCGTTTACTGTACAGATGTCGGCACAGACCTCCTGGCCATGTGCCAACGAAACATTGCCCTCAACAGCCACCTGGCTGCCACTAGAGATGGTGTGATTAAGGTCAAGGAACTGGACTGGCTGAAAGACGACCTCTGCACAGATCCCAAAGTCCCCTTCAGCTGGTCCGAGGAAGACATCAGTGACCTGTATGATCACACCACTGTGCTGTTTGCAGCTGAAGTGTTCTACGAGGATGACTTAGCCGACGCCCTGTTTAACACGCTCTCCCGACTCGTCCACAGACTGAAAAATGCCTGCACCGCCATCCTGTCAGTGGAAAAAAGGTTCAACTTCACACTCAGACACTTGGACGTCACATGTGAAGCCTATGATCACTTCCGTGCCTCCCTGGACTCCCTGGAGAAGCTGGCTGATGGCAGGTTGCGCTTCACGGTGGAGCCTGTGGAGGCCTCCTTCCCGTAG